The Sphaerospermopsis torques-reginae ITEP-024 genome has a window encoding:
- a CDS encoding S8 family peptidase, which translates to MRRLILLCLFVIGLVAAVFGYLNVQGLATKGEFETILLDFREDLPATVIQQDLQAIAQQYNITPRLDNQFSAADNVYIIKGDRQRLQDLRKSAYAQNTEFIEPNYIYTAVPIGETAWLGDFLRPQEGDEEATPSLTGPNDQYYSKQWNLHKIGVEGAWTRTKGSGITVAVIDTGITKVRDLYETKIVKGYDFVNDTETAQDDNGHGTHVAGTVAQATNNKYGVAGVAYEASLMPLKVLSADGGGTVADIAEAIKFAANNGADVINMSLGGGGESQLMKEAIEYAHRKGVVIVAAAGNESTDGSSYPARYPHVIGVSAFGPDGEKADYSNFGAGVDISAPGGSDAGAILQETINEEGQGVFLGLQGTSMAAPHVAGVAALVKAAGVTDPEEILKVLKQSARAMPEDALNYYGAGQLNAEAAVKLASEGQISFNDFFRWLRDNGYLNPGFWIDGGAVALIPKVLMVLGSYLLAWFLRVYFPFTWSWSLSSGLIFGSSGLFFLKGIYIFDLPQWPFRVLGSSIPELGNSIQGTADLNPLFASVLIPMLLIALLLGHPNWKWFAIGSSLGVAACLIVSAIYDPAVWGLGDGTLARIFLLVNALLCYGLARLALKNDEQPA; encoded by the coding sequence ATGAGAAGACTTATATTATTGTGCTTGTTTGTCATCGGCTTGGTTGCTGCCGTATTCGGATACCTGAATGTTCAGGGATTGGCAACCAAAGGTGAATTTGAGACAATATTACTGGATTTTCGGGAAGATTTACCAGCAACAGTCATACAGCAAGATTTACAAGCGATCGCTCAACAATATAACATTACACCCCGACTGGATAATCAATTTTCAGCGGCTGATAATGTGTATATTATCAAAGGCGATCGCCAAAGATTGCAAGACCTGAGAAAATCAGCTTATGCCCAAAACACAGAATTTATCGAGCCTAACTATATTTATACAGCAGTTCCCATCGGCGAAACTGCCTGGTTAGGAGACTTTCTCCGTCCCCAAGAAGGAGATGAAGAAGCAACCCCTTCCTTAACAGGTCCCAACGACCAATATTACAGCAAACAATGGAATTTGCACAAAATTGGTGTAGAAGGTGCATGGACACGCACCAAAGGCAGCGGTATCACAGTAGCAGTTATTGACACCGGCATCACCAAAGTCCGGGACTTATATGAAACCAAAATAGTCAAAGGTTACGACTTTGTAAACGACACCGAAACCGCCCAAGACGACAACGGACATGGAACTCATGTAGCCGGTACAGTCGCCCAAGCCACCAACAATAAATATGGTGTAGCTGGAGTTGCCTACGAAGCAAGTCTCATGCCCTTAAAAGTATTAAGTGCTGATGGTGGTGGTACTGTTGCTGATATTGCCGAAGCCATCAAATTTGCCGCCAATAACGGCGCAGACGTAATTAACATGAGCTTAGGTGGTGGTGGCGAAAGCCAGTTAATGAAAGAAGCCATTGAATACGCCCACAGAAAAGGTGTAGTCATCGTTGCTGCGGCAGGTAACGAAAGTACCGATGGTTCTAGTTATCCCGCCCGTTATCCTCACGTCATCGGTGTTTCCGCCTTTGGACCCGACGGGGAAAAAGCAGACTATTCTAACTTTGGTGCAGGAGTAGATATTTCTGCCCCTGGTGGTAGTGATGCAGGTGCTATTCTCCAAGAAACCATCAACGAAGAAGGCCAAGGCGTATTTTTAGGACTGCAAGGCACAAGTATGGCTGCCCCCCACGTCGCAGGAGTAGCAGCATTAGTCAAAGCAGCCGGAGTTACAGACCCAGAGGAAATTTTAAAAGTCCTCAAACAGTCAGCTAGAGCCATGCCAGAGGACGCATTAAACTATTACGGTGCTGGACAACTTAACGCCGAAGCAGCCGTAAAACTTGCCAGCGAAGGACAAATTAGCTTTAACGACTTTTTCCGGTGGTTAAGAGATAACGGCTATCTCAACCCCGGCTTTTGGATAGATGGCGGTGCTGTAGCCTTAATACCGAAAGTCCTCATGGTACTAGGTTCTTATTTACTCGCTTGGTTTTTACGGGTTTACTTCCCCTTCACCTGGAGTTGGTCCCTATCCAGTGGTTTAATATTTGGTAGTTCTGGGTTATTCTTCCTCAAAGGAATTTATATCTTTGACTTGCCCCAGTGGCCATTCCGGGTTTTAGGTAGTTCTATTCCCGAACTAGGCAACAGTATACAAGGAACAGCAGATTTAAATCCCCTCTTTGCCAGTGTATTAATTCCCATGCTTTTAATAGCATTGCTATTAGGACATCCCAACTGGAAATGGTTTGCCATAGGTTCTAGCCTTGGTGTAGCAGCCTGTTTAATAGTTAGTGCTATTTATGATCCCGCAGTTTGGGGTCTAGGAGATGGTACATTAGCCCGCATTTTCTTACTTGTCAATGCCCTACTTTGCTACGGACTAGCCCGTTTAGCATTGAAAAACGACGAACAACCAGCTTAG
- the thiD gene encoding bifunctional hydroxymethylpyrimidine kinase/phosphomethylpyrimidine kinase, giving the protein MITKNTSIPVALTIAGSDSGGGAGIQTDLRTFAFHCVHGTSAITCITAQNTLGVIRVDAMPSEAVIAQIRAVVEDIGVQAAKTGMLLNQEIISTVAQEVRTLQIDNLVVDPVMVSRTGAQLIDDDAVKTLRDELIPQAAIITPNRYEAQILSGLEIVSLQDIQTAAEIIHKSLRTKAVLVKGGGMSGELRGVDVWFDGERLEVLRTKQVETKNTHGTGCTLSAAITANLALGKDLWNAVQEAKEYVTTALTYSLDIGKGSGPVGHFFPLLVK; this is encoded by the coding sequence ATGATAACTAAGAATACATCAATACCTGTAGCTTTAACTATAGCTGGTTCGGATAGTGGTGGTGGTGCGGGTATTCAAACCGATTTAAGAACTTTTGCTTTTCACTGTGTTCATGGTACAAGTGCTATTACTTGTATTACCGCCCAAAATACTCTTGGTGTGATCCGGGTTGATGCTATGCCTTCAGAGGCTGTTATAGCACAAATTCGGGCGGTGGTTGAAGATATTGGTGTGCAAGCTGCAAAAACAGGAATGTTGCTAAATCAAGAAATTATTTCAACTGTAGCGCAGGAAGTGAGAACTTTACAAATTGATAATTTGGTGGTAGATCCTGTGATGGTATCACGGACAGGAGCGCAGTTAATTGATGATGATGCGGTGAAAACTTTACGTGATGAATTGATTCCCCAAGCGGCTATTATTACACCTAACCGTTATGAAGCGCAGATTTTAAGCGGGTTGGAAATTGTTTCTTTGCAGGATATACAAACTGCTGCCGAAATTATACACAAAAGTTTACGGACTAAAGCGGTTTTGGTAAAGGGTGGGGGAATGTCTGGAGAGTTGAGAGGGGTGGATGTTTGGTTTGATGGGGAAAGGTTGGAAGTTTTGAGGACGAAACAAGTAGAAACGAAAAATACTCATGGTACTGGTTGTACTTTATCTGCTGCGATTACTGCTAATTTAGCTTTGGGTAAAGATTTATGGAATGCGGTACAAGAAGCTAAGGAATATGTGACAACTGCACTTACTTATTCTTTGGATATTGGGAAGGGAAGTGGACCTGTGGGACATTTTTTCCCGTTGTTGGTGAAATAA
- a CDS encoding type 1 glutamine amidotransferase → MEIIIGWLYPKLMSTYGDRGNVITIEKRAQWRGYDVKVIPLDQNATADDIKSVDIIVGGGAQDRQQEIVMRDLQGAKADAMRDKIENGTPGVFTCGSPQLLGHYYEPGFGQRIEGLGILDLVSIHPGENTKRCIGNLVIEVTASRLAQELEAMIGTKPYLVGFENHGGRTKLGKVEALGKVVYGLGNNGEDGTEGAFYQNAIATYSHGPLLPKNPFVADWLIQTALKLKYQQEIKLTPLDDTLAIQGREAMFHRLKVNLPTVATVKV, encoded by the coding sequence ATGGAAATAATAATTGGTTGGTTATATCCCAAACTCATGAGTACCTACGGAGACAGAGGAAACGTCATCACCATAGAAAAACGCGCCCAATGGCGGGGATATGATGTTAAAGTAATACCATTAGATCAAAATGCCACCGCAGATGATATAAAATCAGTAGATATAATTGTTGGTGGAGGAGCGCAAGATCGTCAACAAGAAATAGTCATGCGTGACTTACAAGGTGCAAAAGCTGACGCAATGCGAGATAAAATTGAAAACGGTACACCAGGAGTTTTCACCTGTGGTTCACCCCAACTTTTAGGACATTATTACGAACCAGGTTTTGGACAAAGAATAGAAGGTTTAGGAATATTAGACTTAGTTTCTATTCATCCAGGAGAAAATACTAAACGTTGTATAGGTAATTTAGTCATAGAAGTTACCGCTTCCCGACTCGCGCAAGAACTAGAAGCAATGATAGGAACAAAACCTTATTTAGTCGGGTTTGAAAACCACGGAGGAAGAACAAAACTAGGAAAAGTAGAAGCTTTAGGAAAAGTAGTTTATGGTTTAGGTAATAATGGTGAAGATGGTACAGAAGGAGCGTTTTATCAAAATGCGATCGCAACCTATTCACACGGTCCCTTATTACCAAAAAATCCCTTTGTTGCAGATTGGTTAATTCAAACAGCGTTAAAATTGAAATATCAACAAGAAATTAAACTGACACCTTTAGATGATACCTTAGCAATCCAAGGTAGAGAAGCAATGTTTCACCGTTTAAAAGTGAACTTACCAACAGTTGCTACAGTCAAAGTTTAA
- a CDS encoding putative toxin-antitoxin system toxin component, PIN family, with translation MKVVVDVNVLISALLWGGTPRKILILAQNNQISIFASPDLFQELETTLKRTKFQAKIKSLGLTVEDILDAATEVLQSCPNISLDIDISQLRDIKDYHILAAAVSAQADFLITGDQDLLVLNQFAEILIMTPADFLNTNFTSS, from the coding sequence ATGAAAGTAGTTGTAGATGTTAATGTTTTGATATCAGCTTTATTATGGGGAGGAACACCCCGCAAAATCCTAATTTTAGCCCAAAATAATCAAATTTCAATTTTTGCATCTCCAGACTTGTTTCAAGAATTAGAAACTACTTTAAAACGGACTAAATTTCAAGCCAAAATAAAATCACTGGGATTAACTGTAGAAGATATATTAGATGCTGCTACAGAGGTTTTACAATCGTGTCCTAATATTTCTCTAGATATAGATATATCACAACTAAGAGACATAAAAGACTATCATATCTTAGCTGCTGCTGTATCTGCTCAAGCTGATTTTTTAATAACAGGTGATCAAGATTTATTAGTATTAAACCAATTTGCAGAAATATTAATTATGACACCTGCTGATTTTCTAAATACTAATTTTACATCTTCATAA
- a CDS encoding AbrB/MazE/SpoVT family DNA-binding domain-containing protein produces the protein MITKLIAKVTSEGKLEIPPEILQQLQPNSEYEISVTENEIKMIKTKKKLTLDELFQIVDESEPDPEQPTLEEISEIVKEVREELWGKK, from the coding sequence ATGATTACTAAACTAATTGCCAAAGTTACCTCAGAAGGAAAACTAGAAATTCCTCCAGAGATATTACAGCAGTTGCAACCTAATTCAGAATATGAAATTTCTGTAACAGAAAATGAAATTAAGATGATAAAAACCAAAAAAAAGCTAACGCTAGACGAGTTATTTCAAATAGTTGATGAATCTGAACCAGATCCAGAACAACCAACCTTAGAAGAAATTAGTGAAATAGTCAAAGAAGTGAGAGAAGAATTGTGGGGTAAAAAATGA
- a CDS encoding Mur ligase family protein codes for MGKKIQLIDRVKLGLAVSIAKSVTFLVRSLRLGAASVLPGSIARRIEPRLLELLSQQVKNGVILIAGTNGKTTTALLLCTILERTGYKIAHNSTGANLENGLATALIENTSLLGALNVDYAILEVDENIVPKVLKPLQPKIIICLNLFRDQLDRYGEVDTISKKWTKVISTLPEATVVIPNADDPTLSYLGQQLNQKVLFFGLNEPENYLESIPHAVDSIYCPRCGHSLDYQGVYLSHLGDFTCPSCGFSKSQPSLESSEWSQILVGLYNKYNTLAAATAAKELGVNEGKIRETINNFQAAFGRAEDLVIDGKKVRILLSKNPVGTNETIRVVTQSTDKTTLMVLNDRTPDGTDVSWIWDVDTEKLVERGGTLIVSGDRVYDMALRLRYSEKSIDSKINLIVEEDLKKAINTALEHTPKNETLHILPTYSAMLEVREVLTGSKIL; via the coding sequence GTGGGAAAGAAAATACAACTTATAGATAGAGTCAAACTAGGTTTAGCGGTATCCATTGCTAAAAGTGTGACATTTTTAGTACGTTCTTTGCGTCTTGGTGCTGCTAGTGTATTACCAGGTTCTATTGCGCGACGTATCGAACCCAGACTGTTAGAATTATTAAGTCAACAAGTTAAAAACGGAGTAATTTTAATTGCAGGTACAAACGGAAAAACCACAACCGCCCTATTATTATGTACAATTTTAGAACGCACAGGTTACAAAATTGCCCATAATTCTACGGGTGCAAATTTAGAGAATGGTTTAGCGACTGCTTTAATAGAAAATACCAGTTTATTAGGTGCTTTAAATGTTGACTATGCAATTTTAGAAGTTGATGAAAATATCGTTCCCAAGGTTTTAAAACCTTTACAACCAAAAATTATTATCTGTTTAAATTTATTCCGGGATCAACTTGATAGATATGGAGAAGTTGATACTATTAGTAAAAAATGGACAAAGGTAATTTCAACCTTACCAGAAGCAACAGTAGTTATTCCCAATGCTGATGATCCGACTTTATCTTATTTAGGTCAACAGTTAAATCAAAAAGTGCTATTTTTTGGATTAAATGAACCAGAGAATTATTTAGAATCAATTCCTCATGCAGTAGATTCTATTTATTGTCCCAGATGTGGACATTCTTTAGATTATCAAGGGGTTTATTTATCCCATTTAGGAGATTTCACCTGTCCTAGTTGTGGGTTTAGTAAGAGTCAACCCAGTTTAGAAAGTAGTGAATGGTCACAAATTCTCGTAGGTTTATACAATAAATATAATACCTTAGCTGCTGCTACTGCTGCAAAAGAATTAGGAGTTAATGAAGGGAAAATTAGAGAAACAATTAATAATTTTCAAGCAGCTTTTGGACGTGCAGAAGATTTGGTAATAGATGGGAAAAAAGTGAGAATTTTATTATCAAAAAATCCTGTAGGAACAAATGAAACTATTAGAGTAGTTACTCAAAGTACAGATAAAACTACATTGATGGTTTTGAACGATCGCACACCTGACGGAACAGATGTATCTTGGATCTGGGATGTAGATACAGAGAAATTAGTAGAACGGGGTGGAACATTGATAGTGAGTGGCGATCGCGTGTATGATATGGCGTTAAGATTGCGTTATAGCGAAAAATCTATTGACAGCAAAATTAACTTAATTGTTGAAGAAGATTTAAAGAAAGCTATTAACACAGCTTTAGAACATACCCCGAAAAATGAAACTTTGCATATTCTTCCTACCTATTCAGCAATGTTAGAAGTGCGGGAAGTTTTAACAGGGAGCAAAATTCTTTAA
- a CDS encoding thylakoid membrane photosystem I accumulation factor yields MSSINWLFLQTNITANWRRLLSKCLLLLLCLFFVGIQPAFAGMKDDRYEGNIFVVFAGNGSLVPPKLTLAQTLAEHKPAMLAFYVDDSSDCKQYAVYISQTQAFYGRAAEIIPVSVDTIPVKDSYEPTEPGYYYSGVVPQVVLFDQSGKVVLNKKGQVPFEEIDDKFREVFNLLPRDQSIEFKQRSFNEYSSELSQ; encoded by the coding sequence ATGAGTAGCATAAATTGGCTTTTTTTGCAAACTAACATAACTGCTAACTGGCGACGGTTGCTGTCAAAATGCCTATTATTGCTGCTTTGCCTATTTTTTGTAGGTATACAACCAGCTTTTGCAGGTATGAAGGATGACAGATACGAAGGTAATATTTTCGTGGTTTTTGCGGGAAATGGTTCTCTTGTTCCTCCCAAACTAACTTTAGCACAGACTTTAGCAGAACATAAACCCGCAATGCTGGCTTTTTATGTTGATGATAGCAGCGATTGTAAACAGTATGCGGTGTATATTTCCCAGACTCAAGCATTTTATGGACGTGCTGCGGAAATTATTCCTGTGAGTGTTGATACTATTCCCGTGAAGGACAGTTATGAACCGACAGAACCAGGATATTATTATTCTGGTGTTGTACCGCAGGTTGTTCTTTTTGATCAGTCAGGAAAAGTTGTTTTGAATAAAAAAGGTCAAGTACCTTTTGAAGAGATAGATGATAAATTTAGGGAGGTATTTAATTTGTTACCTCGTGATCAGTCTATTGAGTTCAAGCAGCGTTCATTTAATGAGTATAGCAGCGAGTTGAGCCAGTAA
- a CDS encoding lysophospholipid acyltransferase family protein — MFQLQHTQNKKLGWSLDERDPKFIENLMPILGFLYNYYFRVQTSGWDNIPEGKVLFVGSHNGGLASPDTSMMLYDWLRRFGTQRPIYGLMHPKVWEVFPPAAEMAMKGGAIMAHPKMAYAAFKADASVLVYPGGAEDVFRPHQMRDQIYFAERRGFIKLALRENVPIVPAISWGAHDTLIVLADLYKIMQQFHKWGMPWLFDVDPLVFPVYLGLPWGLAVGPLPNIPLPARIYTRVCPPIVFERYGKEAASDRKYVNECYELVRNKMQEELDNLIKIASK; from the coding sequence ATGTTTCAACTACAACACACCCAAAACAAAAAACTAGGATGGTCTTTGGACGAGCGAGATCCAAAGTTCATTGAAAACCTCATGCCTATTTTGGGTTTTTTATATAACTACTATTTTCGAGTGCAAACCAGTGGCTGGGACAATATCCCAGAGGGAAAAGTTCTGTTTGTCGGTTCTCACAATGGCGGTTTGGCATCCCCGGATACATCCATGATGTTGTACGACTGGTTACGTCGGTTTGGCACACAAAGACCTATTTATGGTTTGATGCACCCCAAAGTTTGGGAAGTTTTTCCCCCAGCAGCGGAAATGGCCATGAAAGGTGGCGCTATCATGGCACATCCGAAAATGGCTTACGCAGCTTTTAAGGCTGATGCTAGTGTCTTAGTTTATCCTGGTGGTGCGGAAGATGTGTTTCGACCCCATCAAATGCGGGATCAAATATATTTTGCTGAACGTCGGGGTTTTATTAAGTTAGCACTGCGGGAAAATGTCCCCATTGTTCCGGCTATTTCCTGGGGGGCGCATGATACCCTGATAGTTTTGGCTGATTTGTATAAAATTATGCAGCAATTCCATAAATGGGGAATGCCTTGGTTGTTTGATGTTGATCCTTTAGTGTTTCCGGTTTATTTAGGTTTACCTTGGGGTTTAGCAGTAGGACCATTGCCGAATATTCCTTTACCTGCCCGTATCTATACCAGAGTTTGTCCACCCATTGTCTTTGAACGCTATGGAAAAGAAGCCGCAAGCGATCGCAAATATGTTAATGAATGTTATGAATTAGTCAGAAATAAAATGCAGGAAGAACTAGATAACTTAATCAAAATAGCCAGTAAATGA